In the Palaeococcus pacificus DY20341 genome, one interval contains:
- a CDS encoding acetyl ornithine aminotransferase family protein — MSFDEFPKIVVTPPGPKAKGLIEREKKVVSQGLGVKLFPVVPERGYGALIEDVDGNVFIDFLAGAAAASTGYAHPKLVKEVQEQVSKIQHSMIGYTYSKRAIEVAEILAEKSPLEGPKILFGLSGSDAMDLLLKIARFSTRKPWVIAFIGAYHGQTYGATSIAAFQSSQKRGFSPLVPNVVWIPYPNPYRNPWRIDGYENPDELINAFLDYLEYYILAHVVPPDEVSVLIAEPIQGDAGIVVPPEGFFKELKKVLDEHSILFAMDEVQTGIGRTGKWFASEHFKVEPDFLAFGKGVASGMGLSGVIGKAELMDMTSGSALLTPAANPVISAAAYATLKIIEEEKLLENAQKVGSFIMKRLKEMQEEYEVIGDVRGKGLMIGVEIVKENKKPDPELTGKICWRAFELGLILPSYGMFGNVVRITPPLVITQEIAEKGLEIMEQALKDALAGKVMHKTVTWH; from the coding sequence ATGTCTTTTGATGAGTTTCCAAAGATAGTTGTTACTCCCCCAGGGCCAAAAGCAAAAGGATTAATTGAAAGAGAGAAAAAAGTAGTCTCTCAAGGACTTGGAGTTAAACTCTTTCCCGTCGTTCCGGAAAGAGGCTATGGAGCGTTAATAGAGGATGTTGATGGGAACGTTTTCATAGATTTCTTAGCCGGCGCTGCCGCGGCTTCAACGGGTTATGCCCACCCAAAGCTCGTAAAGGAGGTTCAAGAACAGGTCTCTAAGATACAGCACTCGATGATAGGCTACACCTACAGCAAGAGAGCTATAGAGGTTGCGGAGATTTTAGCGGAAAAATCTCCACTTGAAGGCCCCAAAATCCTCTTCGGCCTCAGCGGGAGCGATGCAATGGACTTACTCCTAAAGATAGCGCGTTTTTCAACGAGGAAGCCTTGGGTGATAGCGTTTATAGGAGCATATCACGGTCAGACCTATGGGGCAACATCGATAGCTGCCTTTCAAAGCTCCCAAAAAAGAGGCTTCTCCCCATTAGTGCCCAATGTCGTTTGGATTCCATATCCCAACCCTTACCGCAACCCTTGGCGGATAGACGGCTATGAAAACCCCGATGAGCTGATAAACGCTTTCTTAGACTATCTCGAGTACTACATCTTAGCCCACGTCGTTCCCCCTGATGAAGTGAGCGTTTTAATAGCTGAGCCAATCCAAGGCGATGCTGGAATAGTTGTTCCCCCAGAAGGCTTTTTCAAAGAGCTGAAGAAAGTTCTAGATGAGCATAGCATTCTTTTTGCCATGGATGAAGTGCAAACGGGAATCGGGAGGACAGGTAAGTGGTTTGCTAGCGAGCACTTTAAAGTTGAGCCTGACTTTTTGGCCTTTGGAAAAGGGGTTGCAAGTGGGATGGGGCTTAGCGGCGTCATAGGAAAAGCTGAACTGATGGATATGACAAGCGGGAGTGCTCTATTGACGCCAGCGGCTAACCCTGTGATTTCAGCGGCAGCTTATGCTACGCTTAAGATAATCGAGGAGGAAAAACTGCTCGAAAATGCTCAGAAAGTAGGCTCATTCATAATGAAGCGCCTCAAGGAGATGCAGGAGGAGTATGAGGTTATAGGCGATGTTAGAGGGAAAGGCTTAATGATAGGCGTTGAAATAGTAAAAGAGAACAAAAAACCTGATCCAGAGCTTACGGGCAAGATATGCTGGAGAGCGTTTGAGCTCGGCCTAATACTCCCAAGCTATGGTATGTTTGGGAACGTAGTGAGGATCACACCGCCTTTGGTCATAACGCAGGAAATTGCTGAGAAGGGCTTGGAAATAATGGAGCAGGCGTTAAAAGATGCTTTAGCTGGAAAGGTGATGCATAAGACGGTGACATGGCATTAA